One part of the Rothia sp. ZJ932 genome encodes these proteins:
- a CDS encoding AzlD domain-containing protein, translated as MIAVAAVVTFGLRFVPMMGMRAVAANPYVLAIGKMLPGGIMVILVAYSIQHGNFTETRNTLALAAALVATIGLYLWRKNVLIALVTGVLLYGALTFG; from the coding sequence CTGATTGCGGTAGCGGCTGTCGTCACCTTCGGACTGCGGTTCGTACCCATGATGGGCATGCGCGCAGTTGCCGCCAACCCCTACGTGCTCGCCATCGGCAAAATGCTACCCGGCGGAATCATGGTGATTCTCGTTGCCTACTCCATTCAGCACGGCAACTTCACCGAAACCCGCAACACACTGGCTCTGGCGGCTGCCCTGGTAGCAACTATCGGCTTATACCTGTGGCGCAAAAACGTACTCATCGCCTTGGTAACCGGGGTTCTGCTCTACGGAGCGCTCACCTTCGGCTAA
- the pnuC gene encoding nicotinamide riboside transporter PnuC → MGKGSISNYFFSLVQNVFYFYLALQAVFFGEVMFEFFYVITQFWGLYTWRKNMTKEPEGGRS, encoded by the coding sequence GTGGGTAAGGGGTCTATCTCTAACTATTTCTTCAGTCTTGTTCAGAACGTTTTCTATTTTTATTTGGCATTGCAGGCGGTCTTCTTTGGTGAAGTGATGTTTGAGTTCTTCTACGTGATTACTCAGTTCTGGGGTTTATATACCTGGCGTAAGAATATGACTAAAGAACCAGAGGGGGGACGAAGCTAA
- the pnuC gene encoding nicotinamide riboside transporter PnuC, producing the protein MVYRFRERWLLWIVLNIAQIILWLTSDTDGAMNIVVIYCAFILNSLCGWHNWTRLSKVSEVRRAGLADASIADSADAAASRRA; encoded by the coding sequence ATGGTCTACCGCTTCCGTGAGCGGTGGCTGTTGTGGATCGTGCTGAACATCGCGCAGATTATTCTGTGGCTAACCAGTGACACTGACGGAGCTATGAACATTGTGGTCATATACTGCGCCTTTATTTTGAACTCCCTCTGCGGCTGGCACAACTGGACCAGACTCTCCAAGGTATCCGAAGTCCGTAGGGCAGGGCTGGCGGATGCGTCCATCGCAGACAGCGCGGACGCGGCTGCGAGTCGCAGGGCGTAA
- a CDS encoding DNA polymerase III subunit gamma and tau, with product MSTALYRRYRPETFADVIGQEHVTTPLITALEKNRVNHAYLFSGPRGCGKTTSARILARCLNCAEGPTPAPCGVCDSCRELSRDGGGSLDVIEMDAASHGGVDHARDLRERASFAPVRDRYKIFIIDEAHMVTREGFNALLKIVEEPPAHIKFIFATTEPNKVLGTIRSRTHHYPFRLVPPETLTAYLGQLAQEEGVQIPEGVLPLVVRAGGGSVRDSLSILDQLIAGATDEGVTYDLAVALLGFTHGELLDTVVGAFAAQNAGDVFASVDRVIQTGQDPRRFIEDLLERLRDLIIVKAVPDAAQQVLHGMSADQIERLKDQAQQLTGAELSRAADLTNESLNAMSGATNPQLHLELLCARIMLSPAQTGGAPAAPAAAGASGGRANVGDPVGSGRAAVQAALNASRQKSAAPEQGRQPSHDRPQQPASKGQGVHQSPAPIHAPSPQQPQSSNGAGPLAGFQSSQQQAQSQARHPQQVQPPRPASQNPAQQDGAQAYAQQGQNVHAGDNVVNMVAHSWNEIIKLVPSPVAQNFFAQCVPSKFENNQLFIRATMPVLRRVKDHIGELEQAIYRVVQLQTKVRGEVDRGEQTQGSSTPAETPRSVPSHAGQNAPQQGQKRPPLATAQQAPQGNQQNTAQRPEIPVAEGPRGGEQAWAAHGQPRSQAEPQWSQDDWNNPVTSWDVVAVPQGDENPAIAPSAPLEAASETAPKSPATDSDQGTAPDATPMHESSTEESSSASAPNGQKYAPQPTVASPAVPEQSEEAAEQTAEQLGESEDEVMEDSHPAAAEPVEPEGKPVADGTTATDTPAQPNENAHNEVQEQPAAGGFPKVPEQQAAHPAAEQPTAEQPSTERPPQQARPIAEEYSDYEGGYFDAPVDEPEYIAGAGYVNNTQPTPVATRQTPVAEHSRPETADADAPAGPLAGGADSLAAGPLGGRSQGADPLASGQAAPQNSDASAPGTGVPSTPDGSPSPSAPAKKLSFRERHAAQFEAGKQAVAQSNEPQPQVEDPAEFVPSDEDTALEETVLMGQKAIEQILGGRVVEETSNFS from the coding sequence GTGAGCACCGCTTTGTACCGTCGGTATCGACCCGAAACTTTTGCCGATGTCATCGGTCAAGAGCACGTCACTACCCCACTCATTACTGCCCTTGAGAAGAACCGCGTTAACCACGCCTACCTCTTCTCAGGCCCGCGCGGTTGCGGTAAAACCACCAGCGCCCGTATTCTCGCGCGCTGCCTTAACTGCGCCGAAGGCCCCACACCCGCCCCCTGCGGTGTATGTGATTCCTGCCGCGAACTCTCCCGCGACGGCGGCGGCTCTCTTGATGTGATTGAGATGGACGCCGCCTCCCACGGCGGTGTTGACCACGCCCGCGATCTGCGCGAGCGTGCGTCCTTCGCTCCGGTGCGTGACCGCTACAAAATCTTCATTATTGACGAGGCGCACATGGTCACCCGTGAGGGCTTCAACGCACTGCTGAAAATCGTTGAAGAGCCCCCGGCGCACATTAAGTTTATTTTTGCGACCACCGAGCCGAACAAGGTGCTGGGCACTATTCGTTCACGTACCCATCACTACCCCTTCCGTCTTGTACCACCCGAGACTCTGACTGCTTACCTGGGTCAGCTTGCCCAAGAAGAGGGCGTGCAGATTCCCGAGGGCGTACTACCGCTGGTGGTACGTGCCGGTGGTGGTTCGGTGCGCGATTCGCTCTCAATTCTTGACCAGTTGATTGCCGGCGCAACCGATGAAGGCGTCACCTACGATCTAGCGGTCGCACTGCTGGGCTTCACCCACGGTGAGCTGCTCGATACCGTTGTGGGTGCTTTCGCGGCGCAGAACGCTGGCGATGTTTTCGCCTCGGTTGACCGCGTCATTCAAACCGGGCAAGATCCGCGTCGTTTCATTGAAGACCTCTTGGAGCGTCTGCGCGACCTAATTATTGTCAAAGCTGTTCCGGACGCCGCCCAGCAGGTTCTGCACGGTATGTCAGCAGATCAGATTGAGCGACTCAAAGACCAGGCGCAGCAGCTGACCGGCGCTGAACTGTCGCGAGCTGCTGACCTGACGAACGAATCACTCAACGCCATGAGCGGTGCCACCAACCCCCAGCTTCACCTTGAACTGTTGTGCGCGCGCATCATGCTCTCCCCCGCCCAGACCGGTGGGGCACCTGCTGCTCCCGCAGCGGCTGGTGCTAGCGGCGGTAGGGCTAACGTTGGTGACCCTGTGGGTTCCGGGCGCGCCGCTGTACAAGCAGCCCTCAATGCCTCACGTCAGAAATCAGCTGCACCCGAACAGGGTAGGCAGCCGTCCCATGACCGGCCCCAGCAACCCGCATCGAAAGGTCAGGGTGTTCATCAGAGCCCAGCACCCATCCATGCTCCTTCACCCCAGCAGCCTCAGTCATCAAACGGCGCAGGACCGCTCGCAGGTTTCCAGAGCAGCCAGCAACAGGCACAGAGCCAGGCTCGGCACCCTCAGCAAGTCCAGCCTCCGCGTCCTGCGTCCCAGAACCCTGCCCAACAAGATGGTGCTCAGGCATACGCCCAGCAGGGTCAGAATGTTCATGCCGGTGACAACGTAGTCAATATGGTCGCGCATTCCTGGAACGAGATTATTAAGCTGGTTCCCAGCCCCGTCGCGCAGAACTTCTTTGCCCAGTGTGTACCCTCAAAATTTGAGAACAATCAGCTTTTCATTCGTGCCACCATGCCGGTGCTCCGCCGGGTCAAAGACCACATTGGGGAACTCGAACAAGCTATCTATCGAGTCGTGCAGTTGCAGACCAAGGTGCGCGGTGAGGTTGATAGGGGCGAGCAGACGCAGGGCTCTAGTACACCTGCAGAGACTCCTCGCAGCGTCCCGTCGCATGCCGGGCAGAACGCACCGCAGCAGGGTCAAAAGCGCCCGCCGTTAGCTACCGCCCAGCAAGCACCTCAGGGCAACCAGCAGAACACCGCACAGCGTCCTGAAATTCCCGTAGCAGAGGGGCCCCGCGGTGGTGAACAGGCGTGGGCGGCGCACGGTCAGCCTCGCTCGCAAGCAGAACCTCAGTGGAGCCAGGACGACTGGAACAACCCCGTTACCAGCTGGGACGTCGTAGCTGTACCCCAGGGAGATGAGAATCCCGCCATAGCACCCAGCGCACCCCTTGAAGCTGCATCAGAGACAGCGCCTAAATCACCGGCTACCGATTCTGACCAAGGCACCGCACCAGACGCTACCCCGATGCACGAGAGCTCTACCGAAGAGTCCTCGTCAGCCAGCGCTCCCAACGGGCAAAAGTACGCCCCCCAGCCCACGGTGGCGTCCCCTGCCGTACCCGAACAGTCAGAAGAAGCAGCCGAACAAACCGCCGAACAGCTCGGTGAGAGCGAAGACGAGGTCATGGAGGATTCCCACCCCGCCGCCGCTGAACCCGTAGAACCCGAGGGTAAGCCGGTAGCCGATGGCACCACAGCCACCGATACCCCTGCGCAACCCAATGAGAACGCCCACAATGAAGTGCAGGAGCAGCCTGCCGCTGGTGGTTTCCCAAAAGTCCCTGAGCAGCAGGCAGCCCACCCCGCAGCGGAGCAGCCTACCGCCGAACAGCCCTCTACTGAGCGCCCACCCCAGCAGGCGCGACCCATCGCTGAGGAATACAGCGACTACGAGGGGGGTTACTTCGATGCCCCCGTTGACGAGCCCGAATACATTGCTGGCGCTGGTTACGTCAACAATACTCAGCCCACCCCAGTAGCCACCAGGCAGACCCCCGTAGCCGAGCACTCACGTCCTGAAACTGCGGACGCGGACGCGCCCGCCGGGCCGCTTGCTGGTGGGGCAGATTCGCTTGCTGCTGGACCGTTAGGTGGTAGGTCGCAGGGGGCGGATCCGTTAGCGTCCGGACAGGCTGCTCCCCAAAACTCAGATGCGTCCGCACCGGGCACCGGTGTACCCAGTACCCCAGATGGTTCCCCCTCCCCGAGTGCCCCCGCCAAGAAGCTCTCCTTTCGAGAACGCCACGCAGCGCAATTTGAGGCGGGCAAGCAGGCAGTAGCGCAAAGCAACGAACCGCAGCCACAGGTTGAGGATCCAGCTGAGTTTGTTCCTTCAGATGAAGATACCGCTCTTGAAGAGACGGTACTGATGGGTCAGAAAGCTATCGAGCAGATTCTTGGCGGCAGGGTGGTTGAAGAAACCAGTAACTTCTCTTAG
- the recR gene encoding recombination mediator RecR has product MYEGAVQNLIDELGRLPGVGPKSAQRIAFYILNADPAEMAKLSGAITQVKQTVSFCEICGNVSETKQCAICRDDRRDPAALCVVEESKDVLAVERTRSFTGRYHVLGGAINPLAGVGPEQLRIRELVARLSDERIQEIILAMDPNLEGEATATYLSRMLSPIGIRVSRLASGLPVGGDLEYADEITLGRALEGRRIISEGTRFETKNAAEEFEQAVEQENAEVEARQEAEPVLERPRWSGSMFDDIEDAPASDRAAVESEQGNLNEVLLENHVQAATEGSQAEDEQERPEVPGDLEETQQAERRAAAAFDAEQAQANAERTQRQAEYERQLTELKKTPLRTAAPQIPPIPGKKYVNPWE; this is encoded by the coding sequence ATGTACGAAGGTGCAGTCCAGAATCTTATTGACGAGCTTGGGCGGTTGCCCGGTGTTGGCCCGAAGTCAGCGCAGCGTATCGCATTTTATATTTTGAATGCTGACCCGGCTGAGATGGCGAAGCTTTCTGGTGCGATTACGCAGGTGAAGCAGACGGTGAGTTTCTGCGAGATTTGCGGCAACGTGTCTGAGACGAAGCAGTGCGCTATTTGCCGTGATGACCGGCGCGATCCGGCGGCTTTGTGCGTGGTCGAAGAGTCGAAGGATGTTCTTGCGGTGGAGCGCACCCGCTCATTCACGGGACGCTACCATGTGCTGGGTGGGGCGATTAACCCGCTGGCTGGTGTGGGCCCTGAGCAGTTGCGTATTCGTGAGCTGGTGGCGCGTCTTTCTGATGAGCGTATTCAAGAGATTATCTTGGCGATGGACCCCAACCTTGAGGGCGAGGCGACCGCGACCTACCTCTCACGGATGCTTTCACCCATCGGTATTCGCGTTTCACGGCTGGCGTCCGGTCTGCCCGTAGGTGGCGATTTGGAGTACGCCGACGAGATTACTTTGGGGCGAGCTTTGGAGGGGCGCCGCATTATTTCTGAGGGTACCCGCTTTGAAACCAAGAACGCTGCCGAGGAGTTTGAGCAAGCAGTTGAGCAAGAAAATGCCGAGGTTGAAGCCCGCCAAGAGGCAGAACCTGTTCTTGAGCGCCCCCGCTGGAGCGGCTCGATGTTTGACGATATTGAGGACGCACCTGCCTCAGACCGCGCCGCAGTGGAGTCTGAGCAGGGCAATCTCAATGAGGTTCTGCTAGAGAACCATGTGCAGGCAGCTACCGAGGGCAGCCAGGCAGAAGATGAGCAGGAGCGTCCTGAAGTTCCCGGTGACTTGGAAGAAACGCAGCAGGCAGAACGACGCGCCGCAGCCGCTTTCGACGCCGAGCAAGCGCAGGCTAACGCCGAGCGAACCCAGCGTCAGGCGGAGTACGAGCGTCAGCTCACCGAGCTAAAAAAGACGCCCCTGCGCACTGCGGCACCGCAAATTCCGCCGATTCCCGGCAAAAAGTACGTGAACCCCTGGGAGTAA
- a CDS encoding DUF2087 domain-containing protein: MTSSRSFKTLVRQHMAESGLNYTAARAQLLKERTRQVQVAEAEHRTVVSRFFKDAALTAFPAKRKARAHVLLYLVNYFEPGRTYTEKQVNEILSAFWSDFAYLRRELVDYGYLKRDKTGTYWLADIAPDRWETVLHAEAPEWEAIWLPAYLKGDAGHFNLDAG, translated from the coding sequence GTGACTTCTTCACGCAGCTTCAAGACTCTTGTTCGCCAGCATATGGCTGAAAGCGGGCTTAACTACACCGCTGCCCGCGCGCAGCTTCTTAAAGAGCGCACCCGGCAGGTTCAGGTTGCCGAGGCCGAGCACCGTACCGTGGTTTCCCGTTTTTTCAAGGACGCGGCGCTGACGGCTTTTCCCGCTAAACGTAAGGCGCGGGCGCACGTTTTGTTGTACCTGGTCAACTATTTTGAACCGGGGCGCACCTACACCGAAAAACAGGTCAACGAGATTCTCTCCGCTTTTTGGTCGGACTTTGCCTATCTGCGCCGCGAGCTGGTGGACTATGGCTACCTCAAACGCGACAAGACCGGAACATACTGGCTAGCCGACATCGCCCCCGACCGATGGGAGACGGTGCTTCATGCTGAAGCCCCCGAGTGGGAGGCGATCTGGCTACCTGCCTACCTTAAGGGGGATGCGGGGCACTTCAACCTAGACGCGGGGTAG
- a CDS encoding aspartate kinase, whose product MSLIVQKFGGSSVADADGIKRVARRIVDTQQAGNDVVVVVSAMGDTTDELLDLAAEATNSVPGPSRELDMLLTAGERISMAVLSMTVNSLGAKAQSFTGSQAGMITDGVHGSARLVEVNPERIQRSVEEGNIAIVAGFQGMNRQTGDITTLGRGGSDTTAVALAAAMNADVCEIYSDVDGVFSADPRIVPSARKLDTVTSEEMLEMAANGAKILHLRSVEYARRFNLKLHVRSSFSQLEGTIVLPDNPEEFEFENLKEIPLEQPLISGVAHDRTQAKVTVIGVPDVPGSAAKVFGLLSEADVNLDMIVQNVSTDRPDVTDISFTLDQAQGGKAVEVLTNRKAELGFEEIQYNDSIGKLSLVGAGMKANPGVSFKFFDALREAGVNVEMISTSEIRISVITDIDKLDEAVRAVHSAFNLDAEGQATVYGGTGR is encoded by the coding sequence ATGAGCCTGATCGTCCAAAAGTTCGGTGGGTCTTCTGTTGCTGATGCTGATGGCATCAAGCGCGTAGCCCGTCGCATTGTGGACACCCAGCAGGCAGGCAATGATGTTGTAGTGGTTGTCTCCGCCATGGGCGATACCACTGACGAGCTGCTTGATCTTGCTGCGGAAGCCACCAATTCTGTGCCCGGCCCTTCCCGCGAACTAGATATGCTGCTGACGGCCGGTGAGCGTATTTCTATGGCGGTGCTTTCTATGACTGTGAACTCCCTGGGCGCTAAAGCTCAGTCATTCACCGGTTCGCAGGCTGGCATGATTACGGACGGCGTACACGGCTCCGCGCGTTTGGTTGAGGTAAACCCCGAGCGTATTCAGCGTTCTGTTGAAGAGGGCAACATCGCTATCGTCGCCGGGTTTCAGGGCATGAACCGTCAGACCGGTGATATCACCACTTTGGGGCGCGGCGGTTCAGATACCACCGCTGTAGCGCTGGCTGCTGCGATGAACGCTGACGTGTGCGAAATTTACTCCGATGTTGACGGTGTCTTCAGCGCTGACCCGCGCATTGTGCCTTCAGCCCGTAAACTAGATACTGTTACCAGTGAAGAGATGCTTGAGATGGCTGCCAACGGTGCGAAAATTTTGCATCTGCGCAGCGTTGAGTACGCGCGTCGATTCAATTTGAAGTTGCATGTGCGTTCGTCGTTCTCGCAGCTTGAGGGAACCATTGTGCTCCCCGATAACCCCGAAGAATTTGAGTTCGAGAACTTAAAGGAGATCCCCTTGGAGCAGCCCTTGATTTCTGGTGTTGCGCACGATCGCACCCAAGCGAAGGTCACCGTTATTGGTGTGCCCGATGTGCCCGGTTCTGCCGCGAAGGTGTTTGGTCTACTGAGCGAGGCAGATGTAAACCTCGACATGATTGTGCAGAACGTTTCAACTGATCGTCCCGATGTCACCGATATTTCTTTCACTCTCGACCAGGCGCAAGGTGGTAAGGCTGTTGAGGTGCTGACCAACCGCAAGGCTGAGCTGGGTTTTGAGGAGATTCAGTACAACGATTCCATTGGCAAGCTGTCTCTGGTGGGTGCCGGCATGAAGGCAAACCCCGGTGTTTCCTTCAAATTCTTTGATGCGCTGCGCGAGGCAGGTGTGAACGTTGAGATGATTTCTACCTCTGAGATTCGCATTTCAGTGATTACTGATATTGACAAGCTGGACGAGGCTGTTCGCGCTGTTCACTCTGCTTTCAATTTGGACGCCGAGGGTCAGGCTACTGTTTACGGTGGTACCGGCCGCTAA
- a CDS encoding 3-methyladenine DNA glycosylase produces the protein MTSSTFTVLPRKDWEKLAAAHEKRASRYANPYVERRNRGLKHPVEDFLFTYYTLKPAQLKRWHPGAGVVLLDAPEYASQKFYRTLSAPELEQLGLDTDRAHRLASHNSAVTVDIHAFLEKRGTAVDFTREILGNTAAKPGYFGCFGMHEWAMAYKSVENNIRHDYLDLRLGAEGTDAVVESHKIRCSHFDAFRFFMPQATPMNELQPTRETQRVLEQPACLHANMDVYKWAYKLLPLVSSELLMDAFELAWQVRELDMKAAPYDLVDWGYEPVKVETAEGKAEYVKIQRQFALRSVQIRNRLLQVVVDYPTSLNFQENYV, from the coding sequence ATGACTTCTTCTACTTTCACCGTTTTACCCCGCAAGGATTGGGAAAAGCTGGCTGCCGCTCACGAGAAGCGCGCCAGCCGCTACGCTAATCCTTACGTTGAGCGGCGTAATCGTGGGTTGAAGCATCCGGTAGAGGACTTTCTTTTCACTTATTACACGCTCAAACCTGCCCAGCTCAAGCGCTGGCATCCGGGTGCGGGTGTAGTTCTTTTGGACGCGCCAGAGTACGCGAGCCAGAAGTTTTACCGGACACTTTCGGCACCTGAGTTAGAACAGTTAGGTCTTGATACCGACAGGGCGCATAGACTCGCTAGCCACAACAGCGCGGTCACCGTTGATATTCACGCTTTCTTAGAAAAGCGCGGCACTGCTGTTGATTTCACGCGCGAGATTCTGGGCAATACCGCGGCTAAGCCCGGCTATTTTGGTTGCTTTGGTATGCACGAGTGGGCAATGGCGTATAAGTCTGTTGAGAACAATATTCGCCACGACTACCTTGATTTGCGTCTGGGAGCAGAGGGCACAGATGCTGTGGTTGAAAGCCACAAGATTCGCTGTTCTCATTTTGATGCTTTCCGGTTTTTTATGCCGCAAGCGACCCCTATGAACGAGTTGCAACCTACCCGCGAGACCCAGCGCGTCCTTGAGCAGCCTGCTTGTTTGCACGCCAATATGGATGTCTACAAGTGGGCGTACAAACTTCTGCCCTTGGTCTCATCAGAGTTGCTCATGGATGCTTTCGAACTTGCTTGGCAGGTGCGAGAACTTGATATGAAAGCAGCCCCTTACGATCTTGTTGATTGGGGTTATGAGCCGGTTAAGGTTGAAACCGCCGAAGGTAAAGCAGAGTATGTAAAGATTCAGCGTCAGTTTGCGCTGCGTTCAGTTCAGATTCGTAACCGCCTCTTACAGGTGGTTGTTGATTACCCCACTTCACTCAATTTTCAGGAGAATTATGTCTGA
- a CDS encoding S-layer homology domain-containing protein encodes MKNVRKFAALPFAATILFTGVGIAGATPAPILPATGDPGTYTEQNIAEKLIGDSSNYRIPALADLGNGVVLAAWDGRPTNAADAPNPNSIVMRRSIDNGQTWGETTFIAKGNLGTDGTQKYGYSDPSFVVDHESGKVFAFFVYCKNQGFWGSQYGNDISKNPNVMAAVVVESSDQGVTWSEPRDITSIVKPGNGEGAPAVGDIRSTFATSGEGIQLKYGEHKGRLMQQFTGMVKMPDGSEKTRAYTVYSDDHGVTWKRGGFAGIGMDENKIVELSDGRIMLNSRDFDGSGYRKVIISNDSGETWGETVIDTALPDPKNNASITRMFPDAPEGSADAKKLIFTNSNNNANSARVNLSARVSCDDGETWPSVRQFKDGFGAYSTATALSDGTFGVFYEASYKNDMRFGSFDEAWLNYVCAPVSVDETKAVAGETTSVPVTITNQEDTPLSGKVTIHDSKGFTANEVTVEAIPAGETRTVNVELTASEEARNASMDAVFTSTTGKQSRGTFQVKVPAAYVFGVTVSGTGPQSRDLTTTPYKVGDKINYNITVANTSNESVSVVPSAGNFEQGFFPPIAPNCRYSNLAVDAMYECKTASHTVTEEDIARGYFEPLMVFTVTSRTDASRTTTVEHKGERVYLTPVAPELTVTGTMSSPAQETYAEGDKIAYSFKVTNPNDYAVTVVPTAGNFDAGFLPNSAPNCRYRNLGAQASYDCTTAVHTVTAEDIARGYIDPVAVFEVSPQISGTTQTVEFAGERINLAQEPREPRFIDVPEDYPFFNEIEWLAAQGITTGWSDGTFRPTESIERGAMAAFFYRMADSPEFEAPATPTFKDVPTTHLFYKEIEWMAAQGITTGWSDGTFRPDASTERAAIAAFFYRYAGEPAVAADYVPPFTDVKDSNMFYREISWFFQQNIAKGWADGTFRPDSSIQRAAMAAFIYRYETM; translated from the coding sequence GTGAAAAATGTCAGAAAGTTTGCCGCTCTTCCTTTCGCCGCAACCATCTTATTTACCGGTGTAGGTATTGCAGGGGCAACACCCGCCCCCATCCTCCCCGCCACAGGCGACCCCGGAACATACACCGAGCAGAACATCGCCGAAAAACTGATCGGCGATTCTTCAAACTACCGAATTCCTGCGCTGGCAGACCTCGGTAACGGTGTAGTACTTGCCGCCTGGGACGGGCGTCCGACAAACGCAGCAGATGCTCCCAACCCCAACTCCATCGTCATGCGTCGCTCCATTGATAACGGTCAGACCTGGGGCGAAACAACCTTCATCGCCAAGGGCAACCTCGGTACTGATGGCACCCAGAAGTACGGTTACTCAGACCCCTCATTCGTTGTAGACCATGAAAGCGGTAAGGTTTTTGCCTTCTTCGTGTACTGCAAGAACCAGGGCTTCTGGGGTAGCCAGTACGGTAATGACATTAGTAAGAACCCCAACGTCATGGCAGCGGTTGTGGTTGAATCATCAGATCAGGGCGTTACCTGGTCAGAGCCCCGCGACATCACCTCTATCGTCAAGCCCGGCAACGGTGAAGGCGCGCCCGCAGTGGGTGATATCCGCTCAACCTTCGCTACCTCCGGTGAGGGTATTCAGCTCAAGTACGGTGAGCACAAGGGTCGCCTCATGCAACAGTTTACCGGCATGGTCAAAATGCCCGATGGTAGCGAAAAGACCCGCGCCTACACCGTCTACTCCGATGACCACGGTGTCACCTGGAAGCGCGGTGGCTTCGCAGGCATCGGCATGGACGAAAACAAGATTGTTGAGCTGTCTGACGGACGCATCATGCTCAACTCCCGCGACTTTGACGGCTCCGGCTACCGCAAGGTTATCATCAGCAATGACAGCGGTGAGACCTGGGGCGAAACCGTAATTGACACCGCGCTGCCTGACCCCAAGAACAACGCTTCAATCACCCGCATGTTCCCGGACGCACCCGAAGGCTCAGCTGATGCGAAGAAGCTGATATTCACCAACTCCAACAACAACGCTAATAGCGCCCGCGTTAACCTGAGCGCTCGCGTTTCGTGTGATGACGGCGAAACCTGGCCGAGCGTCCGCCAGTTCAAGGACGGCTTCGGCGCTTACTCCACCGCAACCGCCCTCTCAGACGGCACCTTCGGTGTTTTCTACGAGGCGAGCTACAAGAATGACATGCGCTTTGGCTCCTTCGATGAAGCCTGGCTGAACTACGTTTGCGCGCCAGTGAGCGTTGATGAAACTAAGGCAGTAGCGGGCGAAACCACCAGCGTTCCCGTTACCATCACCAACCAAGAAGACACCCCTCTCAGCGGCAAGGTCACCATTCACGATTCCAAGGGCTTCACCGCCAACGAAGTCACTGTTGAGGCGATCCCTGCCGGTGAAACCCGCACCGTGAACGTAGAACTGACCGCCAGCGAGGAAGCACGCAACGCTAGCATGGACGCTGTCTTCACCAGCACCACAGGCAAGCAGTCCCGCGGTACTTTCCAGGTGAAAGTCCCCGCAGCTTACGTCTTTGGCGTTACTGTGTCAGGAACCGGTCCGCAGTCGCGCGATTTGACCACCACCCCCTACAAGGTGGGCGACAAGATTAACTACAACATCACCGTTGCTAACACCTCGAATGAATCTGTCAGCGTCGTACCCAGCGCGGGCAACTTTGAGCAGGGCTTCTTCCCGCCCATCGCGCCCAACTGCCGCTACAGCAACCTCGCAGTTGACGCGATGTACGAGTGCAAGACTGCCTCACACACCGTTACTGAAGAAGATATCGCTCGTGGCTACTTCGAACCGCTGATGGTCTTCACCGTCACTTCTCGTACCGATGCTAGCCGCACCACTACCGTTGAGCACAAGGGCGAACGTGTTTACCTGACCCCCGTCGCCCCTGAACTGACCGTCACCGGCACCATGAGCTCACCGGCTCAGGAAACCTACGCAGAAGGTGACAAGATCGCCTACAGCTTCAAGGTCACTAACCCCAACGACTACGCAGTAACCGTGGTGCCCACCGCCGGTAACTTCGACGCTGGATTCCTGCCCAATAGCGCACCCAACTGCCGTTACCGCAACCTGGGCGCACAGGCATCCTACGACTGCACCACCGCGGTACACACTGTCACTGCTGAAGACATCGCCCGCGGCTACATTGACCCGGTAGCAGTCTTTGAAGTCTCACCGCAGATTTCAGGTACCACCCAGACCGTTGAATTTGCGGGGGAGCGCATCAACCTCGCCCAGGAGCCTCGCGAACCCCGATTCATTGACGTTCCAGAAGATTACCCCTTCTTTAACGAAATTGAATGGCTCGCAGCCCAGGGCATCACCACCGGCTGGTCAGATGGCACCTTCCGCCCCACCGAGTCAATTGAACGCGGTGCGATGGCAGCCTTCTTCTACCGCATGGCAGACTCACCCGAGTTCGAAGCCCCGGCAACCCCCACCTTCAAGGACGTACCCACCACCCACCTCTTCTACAAAGAGATTGAGTGGATGGCAGCCCAGGGCATCACCACCGGCTGGTCAGATGGCACCTTCCGCCCCGATGCCTCAACCGAACGCGCAGCAATTGCAGCCTTCTTCTACCGTTATGCAGGAGAACCCGCAGTAGCAGCTGACTACGTTCCGCCTTTCACCGACGTCAAGGACAGCAACATGTTCTACCGCGAAATCAGCTGGTTCTTCCAGCAGAACATCGCAAAGGGCTGGGCTGATGGCACCTTCCGCCCCGACTCCTCCATCCAGCGTGCGGCAATGGCAGCGTTCATTTACCGCTACGAGACCATGTAA